In Clostridium sp., one DNA window encodes the following:
- a CDS encoding TIGR03915 family putative DNA repair protein, which yields MIKRSDVIYEYDGSFEGLMCCVFESYYRREIPLDIMPHFKVQTTFLPSIKVTTDSIKSGRVIKSIPRKMGNQTLNFVKYAFLSCVSQKELYILLFLRKGYYYGPPVMTMLADDVVNRLFKAVKYLKNESHLIEGFLRFSVFNDGLAAQIEPENCVLPIIGSHFCRRYPGEYFLIYDRTYDIVFVHDSCEHSIVPAENFTMPEPDEEEIHFRELWKLFYNTIGIQERRNPKCRMSNMPKRYWKYMTEFL from the coding sequence ATGATTAAAAGATCAGATGTCATCTATGAATATGATGGAAGCTTTGAAGGGCTCATGTGTTGTGTATTTGAAAGCTATTATAGGAGAGAAATTCCGCTTGATATAATGCCGCATTTTAAAGTACAGACAACTTTTCTTCCCTCCATAAAAGTTACGACAGATTCAATCAAATCTGGAAGAGTAATTAAATCTATACCCAGGAAAATGGGAAATCAGACTCTGAACTTTGTGAAGTATGCATTTTTAAGCTGTGTTTCTCAAAAAGAATTATATATACTGCTATTTTTGAGAAAGGGATATTATTATGGCCCTCCAGTTATGACCATGCTTGCAGACGATGTGGTAAACAGGCTTTTTAAAGCAGTGAAGTATTTGAAAAATGAAAGTCACCTTATAGAAGGATTCTTGAGGTTTTCTGTTTTCAACGATGGACTTGCAGCACAGATAGAGCCTGAGAATTGTGTTCTGCCTATTATTGGAAGCCACTTCTGCAGAAGATATCCCGGAGAGTACTTTTTGATTTATGATAGGACCTATGATATTGTGTTTGTTCATGATTCCTGTGAACATTCAATTGTTCCGGCTGAAAATTTCACTATGCCAGAACCTGATGAAGAGGAAATACATTTCAGGGAACTGTGGAAGCTTTTTTATAATACCATCGGAATACAAGAACGGAGAAATCCAAAGTGCCGTATGAGCAACATGCCGAAGCGATATTGGAAATATATGACTGAATTTTTATGA
- a CDS encoding putative DNA modification/repair radical SAM protein has product MDVFDKLKILTDAAKYDVACTSSGVDRKPGKGGIGSSKACGICHSFASDGRCISLLKVLMTNVCAYDCRYCVNRRSNDVARASFTPRELADLTINFYRRNYIEGLFLSSGVIESPDYTCEIMLEVLRILRDEYRFFGYIHTKAIPGADNILIERLGMFSDRMSVNIELPSQSSLKLLAPDKSKHSILGPMGYIKDRIGENSIERTKYCHSPRFVPAGQSTQMIVGATPDTDFQILTLSENLYKKYKLKRIFFSSYVPVSQNPIVTCPDRGTLLLREHRLYQADWLMRYYKFKAAEILDDNHRSFNPYIDPKCNWALSHMDYFPIDVNHASYEELLRVPGIGVRSAKRIVYVRRNTILDFYMLKKLGIVLKRAQYFIICNGKTIDNLKTDRNSVLQSLMSKSEARRYYKNLNSGPDFEQLSFFNELSLV; this is encoded by the coding sequence GTGGATGTGTTTGACAAGTTGAAAATTCTAACTGATGCAGCAAAATATGATGTAGCCTGTACTTCAAGTGGAGTGGACAGAAAGCCGGGAAAAGGGGGAATAGGAAGTTCCAAGGCTTGCGGCATATGCCACAGTTTTGCTTCAGATGGAAGGTGTATTTCACTTCTAAAGGTTCTTATGACAAATGTGTGTGCATATGATTGCAGATATTGTGTCAACAGAAGGTCAAATGACGTTGCAAGAGCTTCCTTTACTCCCCGTGAGCTTGCAGATCTCACAATTAATTTTTATCGCAGGAATTATATTGAAGGACTTTTCCTCAGTTCGGGCGTAATTGAGAGTCCTGACTATACCTGTGAAATAATGCTTGAAGTTCTGCGGATACTTAGGGATGAGTATAGATTTTTTGGATATATACATACAAAGGCAATTCCTGGAGCTGACAATATTCTCATAGAAAGACTGGGAATGTTTTCTGACAGAATGAGCGTAAATATAGAATTGCCCTCACAGAGCAGTCTGAAACTTCTGGCACCGGATAAATCGAAACATTCCATACTTGGTCCAATGGGGTATATCAAGGATAGAATAGGTGAAAATTCAATTGAGCGGACAAAGTATTGTCATTCACCCAGATTTGTACCTGCGGGTCAGAGTACACAGATGATTGTAGGTGCTACTCCTGATACGGATTTTCAGATACTCACCCTGTCTGAAAATCTCTATAAAAAGTACAAATTGAAAAGAATCTTTTTTTCTTCATATGTACCTGTTTCTCAAAATCCAATTGTGACATGTCCGGACAGAGGAACACTTCTATTGAGAGAGCATAGGCTTTATCAGGCTGATTGGCTAATGAGATATTATAAATTCAAGGCAGCTGAAATTCTGGATGATAATCATCGGAGCTTCAACCCTTACATAGACCCCAAGTGCAACTGGGCACTGAGTCATATGGATTATTTTCCGATAGATGTAAACCATGCGTCCTACGAAGAGCTTCTGAGAGTTCCGGGAATTGGAGTAAGAAGTGCAAAGAGAATTGTGTATGTGCGAAGGAATACCATTCTTGATTTTTACATGCTCAAAAAGCTTGGAATAGTACTTAAAAGGGCACAGTATTTTATAATCTGCAATGGGAAAACAATTGACAATCTTAAAACTGACCGTAATTCGGTGTTGCAATCATTGATGTCCAAAAGTGAAGCCCGCAGATATTATAAAAATCTGAATTCAGGACCTGATTTTGAACAGCTGTCATTTTTCAATGAACTGTCACTGGTATAG
- a CDS encoding ABC transporter ATP-binding protein, whose amino-acid sequence MKLFKKFLYYYKPYKGLFYADLFCALVVSLVDLAFPLILGYLSTTIFLKDKSVILHSLIYIGIILFLIYIIKYFCQYFIASWGHIMGARMENNMRKDLFYHLQKMSFSYYDENNTGQMMSIIVSDLFDISELAHHGPENVFISAVKIIGSFLILMFINPQMTFILLVVTVMMVVFSFYQNKKMQRIFFDNRKKMGNINSSVQDSLLGIRIVKSFANEDIERKKFDKNNNAYRISREKSYKAMGKFMAGNAFFEGLLYVVVIVTGGFFIANGSLHISDLAVYALYINIFINPIDILINFAEQFQKGFAGFKRFMNIIGTKPEIVNKKDAVELKNVKGDIEYKNVSFSYTDEKKVLDNVNIKIEAGRKIAFVGPSGGGKTTLCSLLPRFYDVSSGSVMIDGIDVRDVTLESLRNSIGIVQQDVYLFSGTLRDNIKYGKPDASEEDVIIAAKEANIHDYIMSLDNGYDTYVGERGVKLSGGQKQRISIARVFLENPPILILDEATSALDNESENFIQKSLEKLAKNRTTIVIAHRLSTIRNADEIIVIDDEGIKERGSHKELLQKGGLYSHYYNMQFEGLDIRE is encoded by the coding sequence ATGAAACTATTTAAAAAATTTTTGTACTATTATAAGCCTTATAAGGGCCTTTTTTATGCGGACTTATTTTGTGCACTTGTAGTATCATTGGTGGATCTGGCATTTCCTCTGATTTTAGGGTATCTTTCAACAACTATATTCTTGAAGGACAAATCAGTTATACTGCATTCTCTAATTTATATCGGTATAATTTTATTTCTCATTTATATAATAAAATATTTTTGTCAGTATTTTATTGCTTCTTGGGGACATATAATGGGAGCGAGAATGGAAAACAATATGAGAAAGGATCTGTTTTATCACCTGCAAAAGATGTCCTTTTCCTATTATGATGAGAACAATACAGGACAGATGATGTCTATAATTGTTTCAGACCTGTTTGATATATCAGAACTTGCCCATCATGGTCCGGAAAATGTGTTTATATCTGCAGTTAAAATAATAGGTTCCTTCTTGATACTCATGTTTATAAATCCACAGATGACTTTCATACTTCTTGTGGTAACTGTGATGATGGTTGTGTTTTCATTTTATCAGAACAAAAAAATGCAGAGAATATTTTTTGACAACAGAAAAAAGATGGGTAATATAAATTCTTCTGTTCAGGACAGCCTTCTGGGAATAAGAATTGTGAAATCTTTTGCAAATGAGGATATTGAAAGGAAAAAATTTGATAAAAACAACAATGCATACAGGATCTCAAGAGAAAAAAGCTATAAGGCAATGGGAAAATTTATGGCCGGAAATGCATTTTTCGAGGGACTTCTATATGTAGTAGTAATTGTTACAGGTGGATTTTTTATAGCAAATGGTTCACTGCACATATCGGATCTTGCAGTCTATGCACTATACATAAATATATTTATAAATCCTATAGACATACTTATAAATTTTGCAGAGCAGTTTCAGAAAGGATTTGCTGGTTTTAAGAGGTTTATGAACATAATAGGTACCAAACCTGAAATAGTTAACAAAAAAGATGCAGTTGAACTCAAAAATGTAAAAGGTGATATAGAATATAAAAATGTTTCATTTAGCTATACTGATGAAAAAAAGGTACTTGACAATGTAAATATAAAGATAGAGGCGGGGAGGAAAATTGCGTTTGTCGGACCGTCCGGGGGAGGCAAGACAACCTTGTGTTCGCTGCTCCCGAGATTTTATGATGTTTCATCTGGTTCTGTAATGATAGATGGCATTGATGTGAGAGATGTTACTCTTGAGTCTCTCAGAAATTCCATTGGAATAGTACAGCAGGATGTATATCTTTTTTCCGGAACATTGAGGGACAATATAAAATATGGAAAGCCTGACGCCTCGGAGGAAGATGTGATAATAGCGGCCAAGGAAGCAAATATACATGACTATATAATGAGTCTTGACAACGGTTATGATACTTATGTAGGAGAAAGAGGAGTCAAGCTCTCGGGAGGACAGAAACAGAGAATTTCCATAGCAAGGGTATTTCTTGAAAACCCGCCTATACTGATCCTGGATGAGGCAACATCGGCACTGGATAATGAAAGTGAGAACTTCATACAAAAGTCCCTTGAAAAGCTTGCAAAAAACAGGACTACCATAGTTATTGCCCACAGGCTCAGTACTATAAGAAATGCAGATGAAATAATAGTTATTGACGATGAGGGTATAAAAGAGAGAGGGAGCCACAAGGAACTTCTCCAAAAAGGCGGACTTTATTCTCACTACTACAATATGCAGTTCGAGGGTCTGGATATAAGGGAATAG
- a CDS encoding MTH1187 family thiamine-binding protein, whose amino-acid sequence MAIAQATIVPIGTGSTSVSKYVADCHKILQDEKRIKYELTPMATVFEGDLDVILEVIRKMHEVPFQNGAKRVITSISIDDRRDKDASMSQKLNSVKEKL is encoded by the coding sequence TTGGCTATAGCACAGGCAACAATTGTACCAATTGGAACAGGATCTACAAGTGTGAGCAAATATGTGGCTGATTGTCATAAAATACTTCAGGATGAGAAGCGTATCAAATATGAACTTACACCTATGGCGACAGTATTTGAGGGAGATCTGGACGTTATTTTGGAGGTTATAAGAAAAATGCATGAAGTTCCTTTCCAAAATGGTGCCAAGAGAGTAATTACTTCTATAAGCATAGATGACAGAAGAGACAAAGACGCATCTATGAGTCAGAAGCTCAACTCGGTAAAAGAAAAACTGTAG